One part of the Arabidopsis thaliana chromosome 4, partial sequence genome encodes these proteins:
- a CDS encoding late embryogenesis abundant hydroxyproline-rich glycoprotein family protein (unknown protein; BEST Arabidopsis thaliana protein match is: unknown protein (TAIR:AT1G01453.1); Has 273 Blast hits to 272 proteins in 18 species: Archae - 0; Bacteria - 0; Metazoa - 0; Fungi - 0; Plants - 273; Viruses - 0; Other Eukaryotes - 0 (source: NCBI BLink).), translated as MAGETLLKPVLQKPPGYRELHSQPQTPLGSSSSSSSMLRRPPKHAIPAAFYPTKKRQWSRCRVFCCCVCITVAIVILLLILTVSVFFLYYSPRLPVVRLSSFRVSNFNFSGGKAGDGLSQLTAEATARLDFRNPNGKLRYYYGNVDVAVSVGEDDFETSLGSTKVKGFVEKPGNRTVVIVPIKVKKQQVDDPTVKRLRADMKSKKLVVKVMAKTKVGLGVGRRKIVTVGVTISCGGVRLQTLDSKMSKCTIKMLKWIKLHS; from the exons ATGGCGGGAGAGACTCTACTTAAACCGGTGCTTCAAAAACCACCAGGCTACCGTGAGCTCCACTCGCAACCTCAAACTCCACTCggttcatcttcatcatcatcatcaatgctTCGTCGCCCACCAAAACATGCCATTCCTGCGGCGTTTTATCCGACGAAGAAGAGACAATGGAGTCGTTGCCGCGTCTTTTGCTGCTGCGTCTGCATCACCGTCGCCATTGTCATTCTCCTCCTTATCCTCACCGTCTccgttttctttctttattacaGCCCGAGACTCCCCGTCGTACGTCTCTCCTCTTTCCGCGTCAGCAATTTCAACTTTTCCGGTGGGAAAGCCGGCGACGGTTTATCGCAGTTGACGGCGGAGGCTACAGCGAGGCTTGATTTCAGAAACCCTAACGGGAAGTTACGTTACTATTACGGTAACGTTGACGTGGCGGTGAGTGTAGGAGAAGATGATTTCGAAACGAGTCTCGGGTCAACGAAAGTCAAAGGATTTGTGGAGAAGCCAGGGAATCGGACGGTTGTGATTGTTCCGATAAAAGTGAAGAAGCAACAGGTGGATGATCCGACGGTTAAGAGGCTAAGAGCGGACATGAAGAGTAAAAAGTTGGTGGTGAAAGTGATGGCTAAAACGAAGGTAGGATTGGGTGTGGGAAGGCGTAAGATTGTTACGGTGGGGGTTACTATCAGTTGCGGTGGCGTGAGATTACAAACGCTTGATTCAAAGATGAGTAAATGCACCATCAAAATGCTTAAATG GATTAAATTGCACTCATAA